The Limanda limanda chromosome 13, fLimLim1.1, whole genome shotgun sequence genome has a window encoding:
- the LOC133017543 gene encoding LOW QUALITY PROTEIN: SUN domain-containing ossification factor-like (The sequence of the model RefSeq protein was modified relative to this genomic sequence to represent the inferred CDS: substituted 1 base at 1 genomic stop codon) translates to MKMSPLLWRVLSVWLCVAVLSRYPSCYVGCKESPQEAQRTMSPQDVSSEEELGENTPHEKVEESWVLPAQSLSDNELLLEDNHQNEEQTTQHMVKKEQDSEALEVQVSSIEAEKEAVKEMSQSEQEPEPNSENPNHDTSVVQEHDSPALLPSSDPVSGFSAELNDNPSIIKLQDSVTKSVLEDESEEAAPDVVESELPPADCEEEDNPYDYDSSPPIVLENTSNVHTAGTKTHTDPPLTPSVGDSTQPLEVNTSHVVSEQDLSSPVTTETDPSVNSKDPEDIPTFDEWKRKMMEVEKEKTLSTHPSNNGGSHTLKKAQKNFNNYASVECGAKLLGANPEATSTSGILNENMDSYMLNPCSNKMWFICEPIQVKQLDIANFELFSSTLKDFLVSISRYPTNNWLKLGTFQLRNERTVQSFVLDVHPYAKYVKVELVSHFGAEHFCPLSLIRVFGTSMLEEYEEIAEPXERPDDQEDDLDNPSEYADQISKNPIGSAKVFILNMVNNIAVNVLGGGPEMQVNLSSQEVNMIEMFWTSMVEEYEEIADPTERPDDQEDDLAPDPVTELEPSGGPLVITENKMEDLTDDISTSSGGYLPHPSPASPSLPVYYPVIPNDSDDRIKALEMDVSLNGRYLELLSQWYRKQMAEIEEAFKNTSRVAKEQDLRQIESIQLLQGLLENVTKLVLNLSDRVSQLENEVSDRQNYLLLFLALCVWLGLLLCANHCCISTIPPATEPEAPIPKSNTYCSPERQLSSGDETGLRRRTFGVNVALSGPV, encoded by the exons ATGAAGATGTCACCTCTGCTGTGGCGAGTGCTGTCAGTGTGGCTCTGTGTCGCTGTGCTCTCCCG GTACCCTAGTTGCTATGTTGGTTGCAAAGAGTCGCCCCAAGAGGCCCAGAGGACCATGTCCCCACAGGACGTCAGTTCGGAGGAAGAGTTGGGGGAGAACACTCCTCATGAAAAG gttGAGGAGAGCTGGGTCTTACCTGCCCAGTCCTTGTCTGACAATGAGCTGCTGTTAGAAGATAATCATCAAAACGAGGAGCAGACAACACAGCACATGGTCAAAAAAGAACAAGATTCAGAG GCCTTGGAAGTGCAAGTGTCCAGTATTGAGGCAGAAAAGGAGGCAGtcaaggaaatgtcacaatcaGAGCAAGAACCTGAGCCAAACTCAGAAAATCCAAATCATGACACCTCTGTTGTTCAAGAGCATGATTCACCTGCTCTGCTCCCATCATCTGACCCTGTCTCTGGTTTTTCCGCTGAGCTTAATGACAATCCCAGCATCATCAAGCTTCAAGACAGTGTCACAAAAAG tgttttaGAGGATGAATCTGAAGAAGCTGCACCTGATGTTGTTGAATCTGAGCTGCCTCCTGCTGActgtgaagaagaagacaatCCGTATGACTATGATAG CAGTCCTCCGATTGTTCTGGAGAACACTTCCAATGTTCACACTGCAGGTACTAAAACCCACACTGACCCTCCTCTGACACCTTCAGTCGGAGACAGCACGCAGCCTCTGGAAGTCAACACATCACATGTGGTGAGCGAGCAG GACCTGAGCTCCCCTGTCACCACAGAAACGGATCCCAGTGTGAACAGCAAGGACCCAGAGGACATCCCTACTTTTGATGAGTGGAAGAGAAAGAtgatggaggtggagaaagagaaga CGCTGTCTACTCACCCCTCTAACAATGGTGGTTCTCATACACTGAAGAAGGCCCAGAAGAACTTTAATAACTATGCCTCAGTGGAATGTGGAGCCAAGCTCCTTGGTGCTAACCCAGAAGCTAcg AGTACTTCAGGGATATTGAATGAAAACATGGACTCGTACATGTTAAACCCCTGTAGTAACAAGATGTG GTTCATCTGTGAGCCCATCCAGGTGAAACAGCTGGACATTGCAAACTTTGAACTATTTTCCTCTACTCTCAAAGACTTTCTGGTCTCCATTAGTAG ATACCCAACAAATAACTGGTTAAAACTGGGAACCTTTCAACTCAGGAATGAGCGCACAGTCCAGAGCTTCGTATTAGATGTGCATCCCTATGCTAAATATGTGAAG GTTGAGTTGGTCTCTCACTTTGGCGCTGAACATTTCTGTCCCCTCAGTCTCATAAG GGTGTTTGGGACGAGCATGTTAGAAGAGTACGAGGAGATAGCTGAACCCTAAGAAAGACCAGATGATCAGGAAGATGACCTGG ATAACCCATCTGAATACGCAGACCAGATATCCAAGAATCCAATCGGATCAGCAAAAG ttttcattCTGAACATGGTCAATAACATTGCTGTCAATGTTCTCGGTGGAGGCCCAGAGATGCAAG TCAATTTATCATCCCAGGAAGTGAACATGATTGA GATGTTTTGGACGAGCATGGTAGAAGAGTACGAGGAGATAGCAGATCCCACAGAAAGACCAGATGATCAGGAAGATGACCTGG CTCCAGACCCTGTCACAGAACTTGAGCCCTCTGGTGGCCCTTTAGTCATCACTGAGAATAAAATGGAGGATCTCACTGACGACATCTCTACATCTTCAGGTGGTTACCTGCCTCATCCCTCACCTGCCTCACCATCCCTCCCAGTCTACTATCCAGTGATCCCCAATGATTCAGACGACCGCATCAAGGCCCTGGAGATGGATGTGTCGCTCAATGGACGCTACCTGGAGCTGCTAAGTCAGTG GTACCGTAAGCAGATGGCGGAGATAGAGGAAGCTTTCAAAAACACCTCAAGAGTTGCAAAGGAACAG GACCTGCGTCAGATTGAGTCCATTCAGTTGCTGCAGGGCCTTCTGGAGAATGTGACTAAGCTGGTTCTCAACCTGTCAGACAGAGTGAGCCAGCTGGAGAATGAG GTGTCTGACAGGCAGAActacctgctgctgtttctggcgctgtgtgtgtggctcGGCCTGTTGCTGTGTGCAAACCACTGCTGCATCTCCACGATTCCCCCAGCCACAGAACCAGAGGCTCCCATACCCAAGAGCAACACCTACTGCAGCCCTGAAAG GCAGttatcttctggtgatgagacGGGCTTGAGGAGGAGGACGTTTGGAGTGAACGTTGCCCTCTCAGGTCCTGtctga